The following proteins are encoded in a genomic region of Primulina huaijiensis isolate GDHJ02 chromosome 3, ASM1229523v2, whole genome shotgun sequence:
- the LOC140973209 gene encoding calcium-dependent protein kinase 2-like, giving the protein MGNCCSGSTVDATPEPTAAATATSVPDQIPSTTPPRASPNHSTKPSKPTPIGPVLNRPMEDVRSIYTIGKELGRGQFGVTHLCTHKQTGEKFACKTIAKRKLANKEDIEDVRREVRIMHHLTGQPNIVELKGAYEDKHSVHLVMELCAGGELFDRIIANGHFTEAAAASLLRTIVQTVHTCHSMGVIHRDLKPENFLLLNKDEDAPLKVTDFGLSVFYKQGEVCKDIVGSAYYIAPEVLKRRYGPEVDIWSVGVMLYILLSGVPPFWAESENGIFNAILRGHVDFSSDPWPSISNGAKDLVRKMLNSDPKLRLTAFEVLNHPWIKEDGEAPDTPLDNAVLDRLKQFRAMNKFKKVALRVIAGCLSEEEIMGLKEMFKAIDVDNSGTITLEELKQGLAKQGTKLTEYEVKQLMEAADADGNGTIDYEEFITATMHMNRMDREEHLYTAFQYFDKDSSGYITIEELEQALREFGMHDGKDIKEIISEVDADNDGRINYDEFVAMMKKGNPDAAANPKKRRDGVFPE; this is encoded by the exons ATGGGTAACTGTTGCTCCGGGAGCACCGTGGATGCTACGCCGGAACCCACCGCTGCTGCAACAGCCACCTCTGTTCCTGATCAAATCCCCTCCACAACTCCGCCTCGGGCTTCCCCGAACCACTCCACCAAGCCCTCCAAACCCACCCCCATCGGCCCGGTCCTCAATCGCCCCATGGAAGACGTGCGGTCCATCTACACCATCGGGAAAGAGCTCGGCCGAGGACAATTCGGGGTGACCCATCTCTGCACCCACAAGCAAACGGGAGAAAAGTTCGCATGCAAGACGATCGCGAAGAGGAAACTGGCAAACAAGGAGGATATCGAGGATGTGAGGAGGGAGGTTCGAATCATGCACCATTTGACGGGGCAACCCAATATCGTGGAGCTGAAAGGCGCGTACGAAGATAAGCATTCCGTGCATTTGGTCATGGAGCTGTGCGCCGGAGGGGAGCTCTTTGATCGCATCATTGCTAACGGGCATTTCACGGAAGCTGCCGCCGCTTCGCTGCTGAGGACTATTGTACAGACTGTGCATACCTGTCATTCAATGGGGGTTATACATAGAGATCTCAAGCCTGAGAATTTTTTGCTATTGAACAAGGATGAGGATGCGCCGCTCAAGGTCACAGATTTCGGGTTATCTGTCTTCTATAAACAGG GAGAAGTTTGTAAAGACATAGTTGGGAGTGCATATTATATTGCCCCAGAAGTGTTGAAGAGAAGATATGGACCAGAAGTTGATATTTGGAGTGTTGGTGTTATGCTATACATCCTTCTCAGTGGAGTTCCTCCTTTCTGGGCAG AGTCGGAGAATGGAATCTTCAATGCAATTTTACGGGGACACGTTGATTTTAGTAGCGACCCTTGGCCTTCGATTTCTAATGGAGCAAAGGATCTTGTCAGAAAGATGCTGAATTCAGATCCCAAGCTACGACTCACAGCCTTTGAAGTTCTAA ACCATCCATGGATCAAGGAAGATGGTGAGGCACCCGATACTCCACTGGACAACGCCGTCCTTGATAGGCTCAAACAATTCAGGGCCATGAACAAATTCAAGAAAGTTGCACTGAGG GTGATTGCAGGGTGTCTTTCAGAGGAAGAAATAATGGGATTGAAGGAAATGTTTAAAGCGATTGATGTGGATAACAGTGGGACAATAACTCTCGAAGAACTAAAGCAAGGACTGGCCAAACAAGGGACAAAGCTAACCGAATATGAAGTTAAACAGCTGATGGAAGCT GCTGATGCTGATGGGAACGGGACCATAGACTATGAAGAATTCATTACAGCAACAATGCATATGAACAGAATGGACAGAGAAGAGCATCTGTACACCGCATTCCAATATTTCGACAAGGATAGTAGCGG GTACATTACTATAGAAGAACTCGAACAGGCACTCAGAGAGTTTGGTATGCATGATGGAAAGGACATAAAGGAAATTATTTCTGAAGTTGATGCTGATAAT GATGGTCGGATCAACTATGATGAATTTGTTGCCATGATGAAGAAAGGCAACCCCGATGCAGCAGCGAATCCGAAGAAACGAAGAGATGGTGTCTTCCCTGAGTAA